The following DNA comes from Centropristis striata isolate RG_2023a ecotype Rhode Island chromosome 3, C.striata_1.0, whole genome shotgun sequence.
CACTCTTTACAGTCAGTGAAGGTTAAAGAGGAGAAGCAGGTGAGTGTCAGATGTCTGACCACAGTGAGGACTCTCAGGTGTCCTGAGGTCTTTTAAACCTCTGCAGGGTGGAGTCACCAGAGAGCAGCAGTGTCAGGTGTCCAGTGTTACTGACTTTGAAAAGGAGATCTCACTAAGTTGCTAGGTGCAGGAAGAAGTGAGTAAACAGCCTGAAAAGATCAACATTTACGCTTCAAAATGAAACTTTTTATTCTCCAATCTTTAAACTTTACAgtcatttctttccttttttttgaaCAAAGGAAGTCTGACCTTCTTACTTTCACTGTCCGGCCTCAGGCTGTTTCACCAGGTGAACTGagctgtttttgtggttttattttaacCCTGAAAGCATCTCAGTGACGTCATAGTTTGATAAAGTCAGTTTAAACCTACAATGACTAATGTtttgaaacagaaacacactgtAAACTCAATATTGCAACACCAAAGAGACACATATTTGATGGTTTGATGGAGTAATTCTGATAATTACATCCAATTCAGAATCTacacactttaaaaatatttgcagTTTCAGTGTTTGGACACAAgatgtctctgtctcctctatAAAGTAAATTCTCTGCATGTGACGTCGACATCTCAAGTTTCAACATcacaaaatgttacaaaaacagtcacaaaaaggaaaaaatattctTTTGAGCAGGTGGGTGACATGAACTTTGTTCTCAAACAACggttaaaaaattatttaatcattaaaaCTGTTACAcagaaattaattaaacattacATTCAGCTTTTTGATGTTCAGATACATAAAGAAAACCCAGATACAGTTTCATTTCCTTGTTATCTTCAGGAGTTTTCTGATTGATGTAATTGGTTGTAACATAAAGAAGAAGCCATAAGCATTATGAGTAAATAAACAGTGATATAGTCTGTTTTATTAAGCTTTGCCATATCATGCaatcatgttttattaaaaaaggattGTCGATGCCGTCCTCGGGAcatccttcttctccttctgaTGCCTTGAAAAAgtcctgaaaaacaaaaacaaaaaaggaaacagagtTGAGACGGGCAAAGTTAATGATATCCTTCAACTTCTTATATTAGCATCCATCTTTAAAATCTCAAACATTTAGAGGAAGAGTCATAAAATACACTGTGGTATTATTGCTTTTAATTAAGACTGTTGCTCATTAGCAGTACAATTTTTAATTCTACAACACACGATTGCACATAGTTTATCAAgcttggtttctttttttttacacggtGCAGGTGGAAGAATCAATACAGTGACCGTAGAACAAGCAAGAGAAAACAACATGTACCTATCTCCTCTCCTTCAGCTCCACCTCCACAGGGTAGTGATCGCTGACGGCTGCAGCCtggaagaaaatagaaatggcATGAATATTCTTGAAGTTCAACATGTTAGAGAAAATGATTTTTGTGAACTTTATTGTAGGCTGTAAAAGTCTTTGTATCAAAGGTTTCTAAGGGCACTTTCACAACCAAAAGTTAAGTCTGTTTTAATTGAACTTTGGtgcggttaaatccttgttatggttcttttggttgcttgtgaacgctccaattGTATTCTGGTGCagaccaaaacaaccggtcCGAGACCACTTGCAGAGAGGGTCTCGGTCCGTTTCTGCTCTGAccagacaaaatacaaaatgaaccaaatgtatcaatttcactctgattcggactaaccaaactgacttgggttgtgaaagcgacCTTACTGATCAACATCTCCATGTCAGCAGTCTTACAGCGACAGCGGACAGCCTGAAGGTCGTCTTAAAGTCGAAAGGTTGAGCTGAGTTTGTCACGACAGCCCTCTTCATCTGATCTCCATACACAACAATCCTGCATGATGTCAAGAAAAATTATAGATGATAAATAGTATGACGTATCAAAGAGCCGTTCACCCTGAAAGGTTGAACGGCTAACACAAAGTTATCTGTTATCTCAGGACACTTCTGCATGTGATCCTCTGTCTCATTAACCAACCTGCCAATCCAATTGACCATTCGCAAAAGCTCCGCCgaccttagttactgttgctatgcccGCCAAGCTTCCAGGACCGTCAGCAGCCGTGGAGCAGATAGGCGCTGTTTCAACAAGTGTTTTTGGAGTAATACCTCCACGAGGTAGGCtgcccattcacaaaatgctacaaagattaatataaaataagttCATAATGGCCTGTTGGTACATTATGTTCAGCattgatatatacagtacagggcTGTACATTAACTGTTTTGTTTATAACACTGGTTCTTAACTAGTTAATATAGTGATCTTGGAGATATTAAGTTGGGAGTGGGCTCTCCCACACTGTTAAATCCACAGCCAGCAACACTCCTCTTATTTTTTGAGTTTtggaaaaaggggaaaaaccAACTTCTCTCTCTAAACTCTGAGGGTACCTGATGTCTGACCgtttcaccttgttgctcagagctcaaagcaTGACGGACCTCATAAACGGTTTCTAAGGCTATGATTGGACAGGAAGTGTTCGGGGGAGGAGGCCAATtgattatagattttttttacttgctcacacaatatttttaaaataaactaatgAAGCTTGTTAGATTAACTGAGGGACGCGACCAAGTGGAAGGGCTGCACATAAACCAGAAGGGAGAAAACTATTAACTTCCAAATTTTTATTGTTAGTGGTCAGATGTTCTGAGGCCTCagttaatataaaaatacaaaacaagatGTAAAGGTACCTGTCGTAGGTTCGGTCATTATTGTCACTTGTCGTGGTGTCGACATCATCATCTATCAGCCAATGGTAGGGAGGTTTCCCCAGTCTGATGTTTCCCCTCCGTGCCTCAGGAAAATAAGGTCCATCTGCATTAAAGTCTCCCAGAATCATGatgttctgcagaaaaaaaccctacattTATGAAAACATTCCTTAACATCTCAATAAGTTGCAACcatctctctcgctctcagaacaacatcaacatttcaacatcaaataactaattaaaacctcTACTCTGAGTTTTATGTTTGGCTCATGTCCCATCATAGactgtgtataaataatggacgtagtcaccgtgacgtcacccattgatttgtggactgcccgttggaatcgttacactcgtcgccatcttgtttctgatacggggagcagaccatatctagactgtggaggagcgagagggatctgacgacactgactacatgcctctctacacctcaacctgactgagagaagtcgctgctaattcatgttagcattaactggagcattaactgggatgttcattttggctagcaaaaaaaataaaaacaaaatgtacgttactgacctcagaaaactgaacagcgactccttggagtgtctgttaatccaaccaaacgctgaacaagacattgtcattaagtgaaaatacagtgaaagggtcaaagttatgagaccaaaccggttaacgtcctttttttctatctatataacgttatataaactttattgacacgttgccatggatacgcattgttctgcttctctcctgatgacggctcgccttgtcagtgacctgtcaatcaaaggtagccacgccccaaatcatacaattctttatcttctattttcttctaaatggggccattattagaactactAACATCAATTTGTCTtggagaagatttttttactagcgattgagaccatagtgttgtcctaagaAAAATTTAggtaaaaaatcaagtgagaagttttctcattttgcactgaaatgaatggacagaatttttttgcagccaaactttttggaatgcagcttaaggcacttcctggtttgcttccatgctcagacccggaggttgccgcctgtgtcCCATCCACTAATGGAGGGTGCAGGGCTTATATCCTATACTGCAGCCTGCCACCAGGGAACGCTGCAGGACTTTTGGCCTCACTAGTGTGGAGCTGTATAGACTGTGGAGCTGTCTGTAGCTTCATTTATTGGTTATGAAGCAGCGACTTGAGCAGCTGATTCATTTTTGTCCCCTTTAACTCTGTCCCTCCATCCCACATCCACCTGTTTCTCCATTTTGTCTCAGTAAGAGTGAGGAGTTTTTGTATTTCACTAAGTAACCATTTCATCAGTTACGCAAAcccatgaaataataataatgataaaataaaagttattaaaagtaaTTATTCTTTATATTAATTTCCAACCCACTTTAGTCTTCATTTTTCTTATCGCATCTTGGACCACATCATGCAGAGCGCTCAGCTCCGTCTCTGCGTCCTCCGGTTTGGTGTGGACCGGGATCAGCACCAGGTTCTGCACAACTGCAAGCACGAACACACAcagttagacacacacacacacacacacacacgcacacctaCCTGtatttggacaattaaactgcACAATAAACGGCTCTCTGACGAGCACGTCTACATTTCCTTCTTCCTCGTACTGGTATTGGTTGATGATTGTCGCCTCATCCtctctgaaacaaacaaacaaacacacacacacacacacacacacacacacacacacacacacacacacacacacacacacggcataTCACTGCAATTGGATTTAAAATTGATCCTTTTTTTGTATAAATCCTAAAAATGTGCTTAATTGCATTATTTAATTAGAAGGACTTCTTTAAAACGAGCCTAATTAAAAACAGTATTTCAGTGACCGCTGTGGGGAGTTGTATGGCGTGTTTGGCGAAACAGCACCACCGTGTGGTCATTATTAGAAAGCACCTAAACAAATTCACAAGCTTTATGTGGATgtgattatttaaataaaatatttgtttttttatattcccAATGTGTTTGAGACACACATGTAAATTATGATCAAATGATTGATTttaaatgggtaaaaaaaattcaaaacgtTGTGCAATTCATCCATTTAGATGAAGATCCTCTTCTTTAAAATATTAGAGGTTTATGGGTTGTGGTTCCTTTTTGTTGGATGTTTGTGAGACTTACCAGTTAGCAGAAAACGTACAACTGTACTTTTTCACCGCAGTGAATTATTCACGTTATACCTGTAGAAGAAGACAAACTGCTCCCTGTAGGTGCCTCGTCCCAGAGACTCACTGCATATCATGCTGTACTGATTGTTTCTGTTCGGTCTGTCAGAACACAGAATTCATGTGTTTAACACTGTAGTTGGCCTGTCTTATTGGATTTAAAATGCTCCTCATAGGCTggttaaatgagctttcaggGTCCTAAATGGCTGCAGAACAGAGACAAAAAGCTGGCATTCACTTTGTTTAATGTTCCAGAGGAATCActgtttgtgttcatgtttcACCTGAAGTCGTTGAGTTCTTCGAGGAACATTTCCATGGCCTCGCCGCTCTGATCCACCACCTCCAACATCACCACCACACTGTACCTAGACACAATCTGCATAAACACAGCACACACtagtcagaaaataaatttcTGTCTGAGAAATCTACTTTGAACCAAACACAAGTTAATAAAAGAAGACTTAACAGAAAGTAGAAGGGATTACACAAAGTTTAAAACACTAAACAGGGGTCTTTTTTCTGTGATGATGATACTTTCTGACTCATGTCTGAGCTACAAAATAAAGTGCTTTCATTATATTGTCATCACgaagaaatcatttttttttttttaccttaatcaGATTTTTCAGCACATCTGGGTTGTTGATTTTTGCCCGTCCCAGCCTCTTAACATTGAACGCTGCGATAAGCATtctgactattaaaaaaaaatcaccaaaaaacgtggaaagaagaagagtgAAATTAGACATCAGATGAAAAAGTGGAAGTGAAACCAGCGTATGCATCAGTTCTCTAAATTATTCATTCTCTTGTCATTTTCAaatgatacagtcatggaaaaaaatattagaccaaccttgttttctctaatatattgttcattttaatgcctggtacaaataaaggtacatttgtttggacaaatataatgataacaacaaaaatagctcatacgagtttatttaagagctgatatctagacattttccatggttttcgtgatgatgattttggttattatcaagaaaacaatggaaaatgtctagatatcagctcttaaataaacttgtttgagctatttttgttgttatcattatatttgtccaaacaaatgtacctttggcattaaaatgaacaagaaattgaagaaaaagggttttccatgactgtatatttacatATGCACAAGAAGTGGAAATTTAATTCTCCCACTTTTCCCAGATTCCCCAAAATATTTGCACCATTCAGAAAAGAAATCATTCAAATCTTTATACCCGAAAGGCAGAAAACTGTGAAAGTGTTCAGACTAAAATTCACCTCGAATGTGGATAAACTCAGATTCATTAAATCAGCATCCAGCTTTAAATCACTTCTGAAAACTATGGTAGTGGTTGGCACAGCTGCCTCACAGCCAGAGGGTCTGTGGTTTCCAAACAGAAGAACTGCACACAACCAGAAACCACAGACCTCTGACTGTGAGGCTGCAGC
Coding sequences within:
- the LOC131962955 gene encoding deoxyribonuclease-1-like 1, giving the protein MLIAAFNVKRLGRAKINNPDVLKNLIKIVSRYSVVVMLEVVDQSGEAMEMFLEELNDFRPNRNNQYSMICSESLGRGTYREQFVFFYREDEATIINQYQYEEEGNVDVLVREPFIVQFNCPNTVVQNLVLIPVHTKPEDAETELSALHDVVQDAIRKMKTKNIMILGDFNADGPYFPEARRGNIRLGKPPYHWLIDDDVDTTTSDNNDRTYDRIVVYGDQMKRAVVTNSAQPFDFKTTFRLSAVAAAAVSDHYPVEVELKERR